A genomic window from Algoriphagus sp. Y33 includes:
- a CDS encoding glycosyltransferase, with translation MKIHKWIDKYNKRYCYKINNKYYRGRDSGKSMVFRLHPKLILYYLIRIIIVFVGLATLKKTILNELIKPIQSTRSVFFSRDSYSIFSIKIQEFILTLLGYRFFVSPTTLPQLGKNELMRQKIGFPKVDSPDVSIIIPVYNQLSYTFNCLKSLEDNLPDGVKLEIIVVDDCSTDETPIFLTKNVAGIVYVRNKKNKGFLLNCNEASSLARGKYLYFLNNDTQVTANWLQPMLELFEDERVGCVGSKLIYAHGLLQEAGGIIYKNAGGANYGRNDLPDRPRYNYIRAVDYCSGASIMIRKCDFNQLGKFDQRYTPAYYEDTDLCFAVRNVLKMKVMYQPLSEVIHFEGITSGKIIKKNSVKAYQEVNREKFQEKWQNELLEIHQPKGDVSEDSRKFLPPKRLLFVDNIIPAHDKNSGSFRAYQLIRMLRELEYHVTFIPDDANRTEPYFTDMVKMGVEVLYRYPNRPAMIRELNATLEKCDLIWISRPEMNMGFRWLFKKFPNAKWVYDTIDLHHLRLQRQSQQSGDENLMAEAERVKKDELEIAEAADLTLTVTWDEKVLLEKEGILNVSVVPNIHDPIDISSGFPFDRREGILFIGAYDHPPNIDAALWLVNEIMPEVWKVLPSLKLTLLGSKPTSEISSLANNLVSVPGYVPDVSDYFHTHRLFVAPLRFGAGMKGKIGQSLAYKLPIVTSNIGAEGMNLIDGKNVLIAHTKEEYASKIIMSYESKDLWTTLSMNSHRAIEQYSFPNIKKNIHILLRNLLESPQNQFIDEDLFDK, from the coding sequence TATTATAGTATTTGTAGGACTTGCTACGCTTAAGAAGACTATTCTAAACGAACTGATAAAACCAATTCAGTCTACACGCTCTGTTTTCTTTTCCCGGGATTCTTATTCCATATTTTCCATTAAAATACAGGAATTTATCCTTACTCTTTTAGGATATAGATTTTTTGTTTCACCCACAACCCTTCCACAGTTGGGCAAGAATGAATTAATGCGTCAAAAGATAGGATTTCCCAAAGTTGATAGTCCGGATGTATCTATAATCATCCCAGTATATAATCAGTTATCTTATACGTTCAATTGTCTAAAATCGCTAGAAGACAATTTGCCTGATGGAGTAAAGCTTGAAATTATAGTAGTGGACGATTGTTCCACCGATGAGACGCCGATTTTTCTTACTAAGAATGTTGCTGGAATAGTTTATGTCCGAAACAAAAAAAACAAGGGTTTCCTTTTGAATTGCAATGAAGCTTCTAGCCTTGCAAGAGGGAAGTATTTGTATTTTTTAAATAATGATACTCAGGTAACGGCCAATTGGCTGCAACCTATGCTGGAGCTTTTTGAGGATGAGAGAGTCGGCTGTGTAGGAAGTAAATTGATTTATGCGCATGGGTTGCTCCAGGAAGCAGGAGGTATTATTTATAAAAATGCCGGTGGAGCCAATTATGGGAGAAATGATCTGCCTGATAGACCGAGATACAATTACATCCGGGCAGTCGATTATTGCTCAGGAGCAAGCATTATGATAAGAAAATGTGATTTTAACCAACTTGGCAAATTTGATCAACGTTATACTCCTGCATATTATGAAGATACTGATCTATGTTTTGCAGTGAGAAATGTGCTTAAAATGAAAGTGATGTATCAGCCTCTATCTGAGGTAATCCATTTTGAAGGAATCACATCGGGCAAAATTATCAAAAAGAATTCGGTAAAAGCTTATCAGGAGGTAAACCGCGAAAAATTTCAGGAGAAGTGGCAAAATGAATTACTTGAAATTCACCAGCCTAAAGGTGATGTGTCAGAAGATAGCCGTAAATTTTTACCACCTAAAAGACTTTTGTTTGTAGACAATATCATACCTGCTCATGACAAGAATTCTGGTTCGTTTAGGGCCTATCAGTTGATTAGAATGCTGAGGGAGCTGGAATACCATGTTACTTTTATTCCGGATGATGCTAATAGGACAGAACCGTATTTTACTGATATGGTAAAAATGGGGGTTGAAGTTCTTTATCGATATCCCAATAGGCCGGCTATGATCAGAGAGTTGAATGCAACGCTTGAAAAGTGTGATCTTATCTGGATCAGCAGACCGGAAATGAACATGGGGTTTAGATGGCTCTTCAAGAAATTCCCCAATGCAAAATGGGTTTATGACACTATCGATTTGCATCATCTCAGACTGCAGAGGCAATCACAGCAATCAGGTGATGAGAATTTGATGGCTGAAGCTGAAAGGGTGAAAAAGGATGAACTGGAGATCGCAGAAGCTGCCGACCTGACTCTGACTGTAACATGGGACGAAAAGGTACTGCTGGAAAAAGAAGGAATATTAAATGTGTCTGTAGTTCCCAATATTCATGATCCTATAGATATCTCTTCTGGATTTCCATTTGATAGGCGAGAAGGAATTCTATTTATTGGAGCTTATGATCATCCGCCAAATATTGATGCAGCGCTCTGGCTTGTAAATGAGATCATGCCTGAAGTATGGAAAGTGTTACCATCCCTAAAACTAACTTTGCTCGGTAGCAAGCCTACTTCTGAAATATCTTCTCTGGCAAATAACCTCGTATCAGTGCCTGGGTATGTTCCGGATGTTTCAGATTATTTCCATACCCATAGACTGTTTGTTGCCCCGTTGCGATTTGGAGCTGGTATGAAAGGAAAGATAGGACAGAGTTTGGCGTATAAGCTTCCGATAGTTACTAGTAATATTGGTGCAGAAGGGATGAATTTGATTGATGGAAAAAACGTTCTTATCGCCCATACCAAAGAAGAATATGCCTCTAAGATAATTATGTCTTATGAATCCAAAGATTTATGGACCACTTTGTCAATGAATTCCCATAGAGCTATAGAACAGTATAGTTTCCCTAACATTAAAAAGAATATTCACATTCTGTTGAGAAATTTGTTAGAGTCACCTCAAAATCAATTCATAGATGAAGATTTGTTTGACAAATGA